In a genomic window of Erigeron canadensis isolate Cc75 chromosome 5, C_canadensis_v1, whole genome shotgun sequence:
- the LOC122602223 gene encoding DNA repair protein RAD5B, translating into MVNPVSSLKPGSGFVKKEVKKGVEEEKKAVSLGVVETGDFAEEADWLIVGRTAITGLSTTKGRELVDNEIVHFAFPNNDIKSSNNSYWTTSKAASGIVRFSTKRSGEIGRLPMEWSKCLIPLVNSNKVKVLGRCVAAPENLSMMQEILLYISFYIHHSIFTDEGKCTWKLDCSSNIDSTIYPLLTLFKLLKKSPFQKAEFTPEELDSRKRGLTLGSDLLQAASSLPSKKQKGGEPLLLEPNKDAQVITESSLNKLVGAADMYNLEEMEPPMTLICDLRPYQKQALYWMTESEKGVNVEKAEETLHPCWAAYRICDERATAIYVNIFSGEATTKFPKATQMARGGILADAMGLGKTVMTISLILARPGKGITENEDEDECVGKRRDYETKASRRPRGGTLIVCPMALLSQWKDELETHSAANSISVFVHYGGDRSNDPRVIAEPTVVLTTYGVLSASYKSHSENSIFQKVDWYRVVLDEAHTIKAHKSQCAQAAFALSAYCRWCLTGTPLQNNLEDLYSLLCFLHVEPWCNWAWWNKLIQRPYENGDKRGLNLVKAILRPLMLRRTKDTKDKEGRPILVLPPTDIQIIECEQSEAEHDFYDALFKRSKVQFDQFVAQGKVLHNYANVLELLLRLRQCCNHPFLVMSRGDSQQFSDLNKLARRFLDNNLDSSDPNPSKAYIEEVVDGLRRGENTECPICLESADDPVLTPCAHRMCRECLLSSWRSPAYGLCPICRQTLRKSDLISCPTDSKFRVDVEKNWKESSKVSKLLECLENTMKKACGEKSIVFSQWTSFLDLLEIPLKRKKIGFLRFDGSLSQKNRERTLREFNETTDKMVLLMSLKAGGVGLNLTAASNVYLMDPWWNPAVEEQAIMRIHRIGQKRTVCVRRFIVKDTVEERMQQVQERKQRMIAGALTDEEVRSARLEELKMLFR; encoded by the exons ATGGTCAACCCAGTTTCGTCTTTGAAACCGGGTTCCGGGTTTGTTAAGAAAGAAGTGAAAAAGGGCgtggaagaagaaaagaaggcAGTAAGTTTAGGTGTGGTTGAAACCGGTGATTTTGCAGAAGAGGCTGATTGGTTAATAGTCGGTCGGACCGCGATAACCGGTTTATCGACAACAAAAGGGCGGGAGTTAGTCGATAACGAGATTGTTCATTTTGCATTTCctaataatgatataaaaagtagTAATAATAGTTATTGGACTACTTCAAAAGCTGCTTCTGGAATTGTTAGATTCTCGACTAAAAGATCTGGAGAg ATTGGTAGGCTGCCAATGGAATGGTCAAAGTGTTTAATTCCGCTTGTGAATTCGAATAAAGTAAAAGTACTTGGTAGATGTGTGGCTGCACCTGAGAATCTTAGTATGATGCAAGAGATATTGCTTTATATAAG CTTTTATATTCATCATTCGATATTTACGGACGAGGGAAAGTGTACATGGAAGTTGGATTGTTCGTCGAATATTGACTCTACTATTTATCCTCTTTTGACTTTGTTTAAGCTGTTGAAAAAGAGCCCATTCCAAAAG GCTGAATTCACACCGGAGGAACTTGATTCTCGTAAACGTGGGTTAACTCTTGGG AGTGATTTGCTGCAAGCTGCATCATCCTTGCcgtcaaaaaaacaaaagggtGGTGAACCATTGCTTTTAGAACCCAACAAAGATGCTCAAGTCATCACTGAGTCGTCTTTGAACAAGCTTGTTGGTGCTGCAGATATGTATAACTTGGAG GAAATGGAGCCTCCAATGACACTTATCTGTGACTTGAGGCCATACCAGAAGCAGGCTCTCTATTGGATGACAGAATCAGAAAAAGGTGTAAATGTTGAAAAAGCAGAAGAAACACTTCATCCGTGCTGGGCAGCATATCGTATATGCGATGa AAGGGCGACTGCAATATATGTAAATATCTTCTCTGGTGAAGCAACTACCAAATTCCCAAAAGCAACACAGATGGCTAGAGGAGGA ATTCTAGCAGATGCAATGGGACTTGGTAAAACTGTGATGACCATTTCTTTGATCCTTGCAAGACCTGGCAAAGGAATCACTgaaaatgaagatgaagatgagtGCGTTGGAAAGAGAAGAGATTATGAAACAAAGGCTTCTCGAAGACCAAGAGGTGGAACACTCATTGTTTGTCCAATGGCTTTGCTTAGCCAATGGAAG GATGAGCTTGAAACCCATTCTGCAGCAAACAGTATATCTGTTTTTGTTCACTATGGTGGTGATAGGAGCAATGACCCAAGAGTGATAGCTGAACCTACTGTTGTCTTGACAACTTATGGAGTTCTTTCTGCATCTTATAAAAGC CATTCGGAGAACAGTATTTTTCAAAAAGTAGATTGGTACAGAGTGGTGTTAGATGAAGCTCATACCATCAAGGCACACAAGAGCCAATGTGCTCAAGCCGCCTTTGCATTGTCTGCATACTGCCGGTGGTGTCTTACTGGTACTCCTCTGCAGAATAATTTGGAAGATCTATACAGTCTTCTGTGTTTCTTGCATGTTGAGCCATGGTGTAACTGGGCCTG GTGGAACAAGCTAATTCAAAGGCCTTATGAAAATGGTGATAAGCGAGGGCTAAACCTTGTAAAAGCTATTTTAAGGCCACTCATGTTGAGGAGAACAAAAGATACCAAAGATAAAGAAGGAAG GCCAATTCTTGTTCTCCCACCAACTGATATCCAAATCATTGAATGTGAACAATCAGAAGCTGAACACGACTTCTATGATGCCCTTTTCAAGAGATCTAAA GTCCAATTTGATCAATTTGTAGCCCAAGGAAAAGTTCTTCACAACTATGCCAATGTCCTTGAGCTCCTACTTAGATTAAGACAATGTTGCAATCACCCATTTCTTGTTATGAG CCGAGGTGATTCTCAACAGTTTTCGGACCTAAACAAACTTGCAAGAAGGTTTCTTGATAATAATCTTGATTCATCAGACCCAAATCCCAGTAAAGCTTATATAGAAGAAGTTGTTGATGGTTTAAGAAGGGGTGAAAACACTGAATGTCCCATATGTCTAGAGTCTGCAGATGATCCTGTGCTTACACCATGTGCTCATAGGATGTGTAGAGAGTGTCTTTTGTCTAGCTGGAGAAGCCCGGCTTATGGCTTATGCCCTATTTGTAGGCAAACTTTGAGAAAAAGTGATCTTATCTCATGTCCAACTGATAGCAAGTTTAGAGTTGATGTTGAGAAGAATTGGAAAGAATCTTCTAAGGTTTCAAAACTTTTGGAATGCTTGGAAAACACAATGAAAAAAGCATGTGGAGAGAAAAGTATCGTTTTTAGTCAGTGGACCTCGTTTTTGGATCTCTTAGAGATTCCATTGAAGAGGAAAAAGATCGGGTTTCTAAGATTTGATGGAAGTTTGTCACAGAAGAATAGGGAAAGGACTTTGAGAGAGTTCAACGAAACAACTGATAAAATG GTGTTGTTAATGTCATTAAAAGCCGGTGGTGTTGGGTTGAATTTGACTGCAGCTTCAAACGTATATCTTATG GATCCGTGGTGGAATCCTGCAGTAGAGGAGCAGGCAATAATGAGAATTCATCGTATTGGTCAAAAACGAACTGTTTGCGTTAGAAGATTCATTGTGAAG GATACTGTCGAGGAACGAATGCAACAAGTTCAGGAAAGGAAGCAACGGATGATTGCCGGAGCTCTTACTGATGAGGAAGTCCGATCAGCTCGACTTGAAGAACTTAAGATGCTCTTTAGATGA